In Castanea sativa cultivar Marrone di Chiusa Pesio chromosome 6, ASM4071231v1, a single window of DNA contains:
- the LOC142638596 gene encoding uncharacterized protein LOC142638596: MVRAPFYDKNGLKKGAWSVEEDNKLRSYIQRFGPGNWRELPKFAGLSRCGKSCRLRWMNYLQPNLKRGNYTEEEEILIIKLHEELGNKWSMIATSLPGRTDNDIKNYWHAHLKKCTKKNPTTSKMKTLSNEAYQQDTDRARKTKTDSSVSSSPSYQVQESSKLPLETSSSEFSYLSFDNAPLSGINWTAEDSLTTLETLEQSFSDFWTEPFVMDNTYIQSNYPVSFADGGFSASQSCYNEGIDFIYKAMQEVENYKRINEDPYLVN, from the exons ATGGTGAGAGCTCCCTTCTATGATAAAAATGGACTAAAGAAAGGTGCATGGAGTGtagaagaagataataaacTAAGGTCTTATATTCAGAGATTTGGCCCCGGGAACTGGCGGGAACTTCCAAAATTTGCAG GTTTATCAAGGTGTGGGAAGAGTTGCAGACTGCGATGGATGAACTACCTCCAGCCAAATTTAAAACGAGGAAACTacacagaagaagaagagattttgATCATCAAATTGCATGAAGAACTAGGCAATAA aTGGTCTATGATTGCGACAAGCTTGCCAGGGAGAACagataatgatataaaaaactATTGGCATGCCCACCTGAAGAAGTGCACCAAGAAAAATCCTACTACATCGAAGATGAAAACATTGTCCAATGAAGCTTACCAACAAGACACTGATAGAGcgaggaaaacaaaaactgacaGTTCTGTAAGCAGTTCTCCCTCTTACCAAGTTCAGGAGAGCTCCAAATTACCCCTAGAAACATCTTCTAGTGAATTCTCATACTTGAGCTTTGATAATGCACCTTTATCTGGCATAAATTGGACTGCAGAAGATAGTCTCACTACATTGGAAACGCTTGAGCAATCATTTAGTGACTTTTGGACTGAACCCTTTGTAATGGACAATACCTACATCCAGAGTAACTATCCAGTATCCTTCGCAGATGGAGGATTTAGTGCATCTCAATCATGCTACAATGAAGGCATAGATTTCATCTACAAGGCAATGCAAGAAGTCGAGAACTACAAGAGAATTAATGAAGATCCATATTTGGTGAATTAG
- the LOC142638397 gene encoding uncharacterized protein LOC142638397, producing MGEEAADDQTPFFQTQPAEHPLHRTDYMDILHQHHQPSTMSSSTSSHAPGSPWMQFCHCGKIAPVKTSWTGENIGRRFWACEKYGVDDTCGYFVWLDPPPCARGRELLPLLREKIDSLEKEVAASHAKEKNERINTKVGMILCFGTFAAIGLVFMITLRMIG from the exons ATGGGAGAAGAAGCTGCAGATGatcaaaccccattttttcaaACTCAACCAGCTGAGCATCCTCTCCACAGAACTG ATTATATGGATATACTGCACCAGCACCACCAGCCCTCAACCATGTCTTCTTCAACCTCATCACATGCACCTGGAAGTCCTTGGATGCAGTTTTGTCACTGTGGAAAAATTGCACCAGTGAAAACATCATGGACTGGTGAAAACATAGGGAGGAGGTTTTGGGCGTGTGAAAAATATGGG GTTGATGATACTTGTGGATACTTTGTTTGGCTTGACCCTCCTCCATGTGCACGTGGTAGAGAATTGCTGCCTTTGCTTAGAGAGAAGATAGATAGTTTAGAGAAGGAGGTGGCAGCATCCCATGCAAAGGAGAAAAATGAACGTATTAATACGAAAGTCGGGATGATATTGTGTTTTGGTACTTTTGCTGCTATTGGGTTGGTGTTTATGATCACATTACGAATGATAGGATGA